A region from the Microbacterium lacus genome encodes:
- the crtI gene encoding phytoene desaturase family protein — MRAIVVGSGFGGLAAAIRLAAAGHEVTVLEKRERIGGRAYLYELDGFRFDGGPTVLTAPFMFEELFALAGEKLEDHVRLVPLDPFYRAFDADGAHFDFHADAERMREEVARRSPADAAGYTRLSGRISRIFDAFYPYTERPMMQLHVMLRMLPFLLRHRAALGVQRLVDACIRDPFLRRALAFHPLLIGGHPAHTPALYALIVEFERRWGVHYAVGGTAAIVDALGGLLERLGGRIECGAEVERILTDGGRVRGVRLADGSTRDADIVVSNADPGFTYEALLGPSRGLAARRAKAARPSMSLHVLYFGADRTWPETPLAHHNLLLGGDSRHVLDRVFRRPRRTAGREQLAADDLFLYVHLPTRTDRSIAPEGCEAMYVLVAAPPLRDAEHISPETARDVRDIVVQVLDERYLPGLKDHLVVEHAIGPEHFRDVLNTPHGAAFSLQPTLFQSGWFRPHNRSPRVQGLYLVGAGTHPGAGIPAVLASGKIAADLVARDATARRPAVRTAAAR; from the coding sequence ATGCGGGCCATCGTCGTCGGGAGCGGGTTCGGCGGTCTCGCCGCGGCCATCCGCCTGGCGGCCGCCGGTCATGAGGTGACCGTGCTCGAGAAGCGCGAACGCATCGGCGGACGGGCGTACCTGTACGAACTGGACGGCTTCCGCTTCGACGGGGGGCCCACCGTGCTGACGGCGCCGTTCATGTTCGAGGAGCTGTTCGCGCTCGCCGGGGAGAAGCTCGAGGACCACGTCCGGCTCGTGCCGCTGGACCCGTTCTACCGAGCCTTCGATGCGGACGGCGCGCACTTCGACTTCCACGCGGACGCCGAGCGGATGCGGGAGGAGGTCGCGCGCCGCAGTCCGGCCGACGCGGCGGGCTACACGCGGCTGAGCGGCCGGATCAGCCGCATCTTCGACGCGTTCTACCCCTACACCGAGCGCCCGATGATGCAGCTGCACGTCATGCTGCGGATGCTGCCCTTCCTGCTGCGCCATCGTGCGGCGCTCGGCGTCCAGCGTCTGGTCGACGCCTGCATCCGCGATCCCTTCCTGCGCCGCGCGCTCGCCTTCCACCCGTTGCTGATCGGCGGTCACCCCGCGCACACGCCCGCGCTCTACGCGCTCATCGTCGAGTTCGAACGTCGCTGGGGCGTGCACTACGCGGTGGGCGGCACGGCGGCGATCGTCGACGCGCTCGGCGGGCTCCTCGAGCGCCTGGGCGGCCGCATCGAGTGCGGTGCGGAGGTGGAGCGGATCCTCACCGACGGCGGACGGGTGCGGGGTGTCCGGCTCGCCGACGGCAGTACGAGGGATGCCGACATCGTCGTCTCGAACGCGGATCCCGGTTTCACGTACGAGGCGCTGCTCGGTCCGTCCCGCGGCCTGGCCGCGCGACGGGCCAAGGCCGCGCGCCCCAGCATGTCGCTGCACGTCCTGTATTTCGGCGCCGATCGGACCTGGCCCGAGACGCCGCTGGCGCACCACAACCTCCTGCTCGGCGGGGACTCGCGACACGTCCTGGACCGCGTGTTCCGCCGCCCCCGCCGCACCGCCGGCAGGGAGCAGCTCGCCGCCGACGACCTGTTCCTCTATGTGCACCTGCCGACGCGCACCGACCGCTCGATCGCCCCCGAGGGCTGCGAGGCGATGTACGTGCTCGTCGCCGCGCCGCCGTTGCGGGATGCCGAGCACATCAGCCCCGAGACGGCGCGGGACGTGCGCGACATCGTCGTGCAGGTGCTGGACGAACGCTACCTGCCGGGACTGAAAGACCACCTCGTCGTCGAGCACGCGATCGGACCCGAGCACTTCCGCGACGTCCTGAACACCCCCCACGGCGCGGCGTTCTCCCTGCAGCCGACGCTCTTCCAGTCCGGCTGGTTCCGGCCGCACAACCGCTCGCCGCGGGTGCAGGGGCTCTATCTCGTGGGAGCCGGGACGCACCCGGGGGCGGGCATCCCCGCCGTGCTCGCGTCGGGCAAAATCGCCGCCGATCTCGTCGCCCGCGACGCGACCGCGCGGCGCCCGGCCGTCCGGACGGCGGCCGCGCGATGA
- a CDS encoding carotenoid oxygenase family protein, with protein MTATYAAAGFGESPEVALDDVPVTGALPTWLTGSLLRNGPGTFQVGDRRYRHWFDGLAMLHRFTISDGRVSYANRFLETESYRAAREEGRIAFPEFATDPCRSLFARAMAVFDPQATDSAKVNIARVAEHYLALAETPIQVEFDPETLRTVGVTGWDRSNFGRMTTVHPHLDEERHEAINLVTRYGALSTYVFRRVDTTDPGLLEGTTFASRAVGEPSYIHSFGMSEKHVILVEFPLVVNPVSLLLWLKPYIENFRWKPNRGTRIHVFDRATGKHVKSATADPFFAFHHVNAYDDGDDVVVDLVAYDDASVIQSFYLHRLEDPDVQIPPGTLRRLRVPLGGATGRLHAEVISPTGIELPSIDYARRNTSPELRYVYGVGVRGERGFYDRLVKIDVAERSTASWSEEGCYPGEGVFVGRPGREVEDDGVVLSVVLDAARGTSFLLVLDAATFTEIARAELPHPVLLGYHGQFYGDLRPAHGS; from the coding sequence ATGACGGCGACGTACGCCGCCGCCGGCTTCGGGGAGAGCCCCGAGGTCGCTCTCGACGACGTTCCGGTGACCGGTGCGCTGCCGACGTGGCTCACCGGGTCTCTGCTGCGCAACGGCCCCGGCACCTTCCAGGTCGGCGACCGCCGATACCGGCACTGGTTCGACGGGCTCGCGATGCTGCACCGGTTCACGATCTCGGACGGTCGCGTCTCCTACGCCAACAGGTTCCTCGAGACCGAGTCGTACCGGGCCGCACGCGAGGAGGGACGCATCGCGTTCCCCGAGTTCGCCACGGACCCCTGCCGCTCGCTGTTCGCCCGCGCGATGGCTGTCTTCGACCCGCAGGCCACCGACAGCGCGAAGGTCAACATCGCCCGGGTCGCCGAGCACTACCTCGCGCTCGCCGAGACGCCGATCCAGGTGGAGTTCGATCCCGAGACCCTCCGCACCGTCGGGGTGACCGGGTGGGACCGCTCGAACTTCGGTCGCATGACGACCGTGCATCCGCACCTCGACGAGGAGCGTCACGAGGCGATCAACCTGGTCACCCGCTACGGAGCCCTGAGCACGTACGTCTTCCGGCGCGTCGACACGACCGACCCGGGTCTGCTCGAGGGCACGACGTTCGCGAGCCGGGCCGTGGGGGAGCCGTCCTACATCCACTCGTTCGGGATGTCCGAGAAGCACGTGATCCTCGTGGAGTTCCCTCTCGTCGTGAACCCCGTGTCGCTGCTGCTCTGGCTGAAGCCCTACATCGAGAACTTCCGGTGGAAGCCGAACCGGGGGACCCGCATCCACGTGTTCGATCGGGCGACCGGGAAGCACGTGAAATCCGCGACCGCCGATCCGTTCTTCGCGTTCCACCACGTGAACGCGTACGACGACGGCGACGATGTGGTCGTCGACCTCGTCGCGTACGACGACGCATCGGTCATCCAGTCCTTCTACCTGCACCGGCTCGAGGATCCCGATGTGCAGATCCCGCCGGGGACGCTGCGGCGGCTGCGGGTGCCCCTGGGCGGCGCGACCGGTCGCCTGCACGCCGAGGTGATCTCGCCGACCGGGATCGAGCTGCCGAGCATCGACTATGCGCGACGCAACACCAGCCCGGAGCTGCGCTACGTGTACGGCGTCGGTGTGCGCGGTGAGCGCGGCTTCTACGACCGGCTCGTGAAGATCGACGTCGCCGAGCGCTCGACGGCGTCGTGGTCGGAGGAGGGGTGCTATCCGGGTGAGGGCGTGTTCGTCGGGCGTCCGGGACGCGAGGTCGAGGATGACGGCGTAGTGCTCTCGGTCGTGCTGGACGCCGCCCGCGGAACGTCGTTCCTCCTCGTGCTGGATGCCGCGACCTTCACCGAGATCGCACGGGCCGAGCTCCCGCATCCGGTCCTGCTCGGCTATCACGGCCAGTTCTACGGCGACCTGCGTCCCGCCCACGGGTCGTAG
- the ligD gene encoding non-homologous end-joining DNA ligase — translation MLEIDGTPVRISSPDKIVFPAPGLTKLDVVRYFLAVASGALRGAGGRPMVLKRFVKGIEQEAFFQKRVPESHPDFIDTATLHYARGTSAEETVIRDAAGLAWVVNLGCLDLNPHPVRAEDLDHPDELRVDLDPMPGVDWAQIVDVAMIARDVLEDMGLVGWPKTSGSRGLHILVRIAPRWDFRQVRLAAETLAREIENRAPGLATARWWKEERGESVFVDFNQNAKDRTVASAYSIRPLPDARVSTPLRWDEVGSRRPEEFTALTVPARFAEIGDPHEGIDDAIGSLEGLLALADELGPAEKPPRAGDGDGRRQSTMPLIEIARTKTKPEALDALREWRDRHPAAAALLHPADELVDGMRGSSSLWYRVRVNLQHVPEGERPAQEELIADYDPWAGRRSP, via the coding sequence ATGCTCGAGATCGACGGCACGCCCGTGCGGATCTCGAGCCCCGACAAGATCGTGTTCCCCGCGCCGGGCCTCACGAAGCTCGACGTCGTCCGCTACTTCCTCGCCGTCGCATCGGGAGCGCTGCGCGGAGCGGGAGGCCGGCCGATGGTGCTCAAGCGCTTCGTGAAGGGCATCGAGCAGGAGGCGTTCTTCCAGAAGCGCGTTCCCGAGAGCCACCCGGACTTCATCGACACCGCGACGCTCCACTACGCCCGCGGCACATCGGCGGAGGAGACCGTGATCCGAGACGCCGCCGGTCTCGCGTGGGTCGTCAACCTCGGCTGCCTCGACCTGAACCCGCACCCGGTGCGCGCCGAGGACCTCGACCACCCCGACGAGCTCCGGGTCGACCTCGACCCGATGCCCGGCGTCGACTGGGCGCAGATCGTCGACGTCGCGATGATCGCCCGCGACGTGCTCGAAGATATGGGACTCGTCGGCTGGCCGAAGACGAGCGGTTCCCGCGGCCTGCACATCCTCGTCCGCATCGCGCCGCGGTGGGACTTCCGCCAGGTGCGCCTCGCGGCCGAGACCCTCGCCCGCGAGATCGAGAACCGCGCGCCGGGACTCGCGACCGCGCGGTGGTGGAAGGAGGAGCGCGGCGAGAGCGTGTTCGTGGACTTCAACCAGAACGCGAAGGACCGCACCGTGGCGTCGGCCTATTCGATCCGCCCGCTGCCCGATGCCCGGGTCTCCACTCCCCTGCGCTGGGACGAGGTGGGCAGCCGCAGACCCGAGGAGTTCACCGCGCTCACGGTCCCGGCGCGCTTCGCCGAGATCGGCGACCCGCACGAGGGGATCGACGACGCGATCGGCTCCCTCGAGGGGCTCCTGGCCCTCGCCGACGAACTGGGGCCGGCTGAGAAGCCGCCGCGTGCGGGCGACGGCGACGGGCGGCGGCAGTCCACGATGCCGCTCATCGAGATCGCGCGCACGAAGACCAAGCCCGAGGCGCTCGACGCCCTGCGGGAGTGGCGGGACCGGCATCCGGCCGCCGCCGCTCTGCTGCACCCCGCCGATGAACTCGTCGACGGCATGCGCGGGTCGAGTTCGCTCTGGTATCGGGTGCGCGTCAACCTGCAGCACGTGCCCGAGGGTGAGCGCCCCGCACAGGAGGAGCTGATCGCCGACTACGACCCGTGGGCGGGACGCAGGTCGCCGTAG